Proteins from a single region of Corynebacterium pseudogenitalium:
- a CDS encoding CopG family transcriptional regulator, with protein MRTTINLPPKLLEETKVQAKANNVTLSSYVEEAVRAALKKEARISTEDTPVNLPSFDCGGPALVDLSNKEAVWAVLDDHS; from the coding sequence ATGCGCACGACGATAAACCTCCCGCCGAAACTCCTTGAAGAAACGAAGGTCCAAGCCAAAGCCAACAATGTCACTTTGAGCTCATACGTCGAAGAGGCGGTCCGCGCTGCCCTCAAGAAGGAAGCCCGCATCAGTACCGAAGACACCCCCGTTAACCTGCCCTCCTTCGATTGCGGCGGACCGGCTCTAGTTGATCTCAGCAACAAAGAAGCTGTGTGGGCGGTACTCGATGATCATTCCTGA
- a CDS encoding AAA family ATPase, with the protein MRLLSFIAENHRSFRDEFALEMTRSSWRTAVPRQGESWADAVLPVAAIFGPNASGKTAVLDAMRYAMEAIQCSASRWLEFQKNRRSPFKLDEDSVRSPSFFALDFTLTGGIGGPELAAREIRYHYEFSISANRIEHELLLGYFSSRPTRLLERDAEQGITSWHKYLGPRISPAPRELVLSRGYVAGHDKLQSFVGSIIAGVDFYDISDSARRQRLDRIAADIADERIPLNVLTTLAAVADIGITRIDVDERELPPEIRKILERSAARGLKATGKALSGQSLIDHDFVNRTLRFYHHGNESADAGFLMRDESSGTLAWLAMAVPILEALRDGTIFCVDELDTSLHPILAEAIVALFQDQDTNPHGAQLIFTSHDVTLLQPQSSANLTKEQVWFTEKDSSGASTLYNLQDFRDLKPASNLAKQYLEGRFGALPYLLPGLMRSAVEELSPTRRGQENGERGSA; encoded by the coding sequence ATGAGACTGCTTAGCTTTATTGCGGAGAATCACCGTAGCTTCCGTGATGAGTTTGCGCTGGAAATGACGCGCAGCTCCTGGCGCACCGCAGTTCCTCGTCAAGGTGAGAGTTGGGCCGATGCCGTTCTACCGGTTGCAGCCATCTTTGGACCCAACGCGTCAGGAAAGACGGCGGTACTCGACGCAATGCGCTATGCAATGGAGGCAATCCAATGCTCTGCAAGCAGATGGCTTGAATTTCAGAAAAATCGTCGATCTCCATTCAAGCTAGATGAGGACTCTGTACGTTCCCCCAGCTTCTTTGCACTCGATTTCACGTTAACCGGTGGCATTGGCGGCCCGGAGCTTGCGGCCCGAGAAATTCGATATCACTACGAATTCTCCATTTCCGCGAACCGCATTGAACACGAGCTGCTGCTTGGTTATTTCTCCTCCCGCCCAACACGACTTCTGGAAAGAGACGCCGAACAAGGCATAACCAGCTGGCATAAGTATCTGGGACCACGTATATCTCCAGCCCCGCGAGAACTTGTGCTCTCCCGTGGCTACGTTGCAGGTCACGACAAACTGCAGTCGTTTGTGGGAAGCATTATCGCTGGCGTCGATTTCTACGACATCAGCGACAGTGCCCGGCGGCAACGCCTCGACCGAATTGCGGCGGATATCGCCGATGAACGAATTCCGTTGAACGTACTCACCACACTCGCAGCAGTAGCGGATATCGGAATCACGCGAATTGATGTAGATGAACGAGAGTTACCCCCGGAAATACGCAAGATTCTCGAGCGATCTGCGGCACGGGGCCTGAAGGCGACCGGGAAAGCTCTATCAGGCCAAAGTCTGATCGACCACGACTTCGTAAACAGAACACTGCGGTTTTATCACCATGGCAACGAATCCGCCGACGCCGGCTTTCTCATGCGCGATGAATCATCCGGAACGTTGGCATGGCTCGCCATGGCCGTTCCCATCTTAGAAGCGCTCCGCGACGGCACAATTTTTTGCGTCGACGAGCTGGATACCAGCCTCCACCCCATTCTCGCCGAAGCAATCGTCGCACTGTTCCAAGATCAAGATACAAACCCACACGGGGCCCAACTGATCTTCACGTCACATGACGTAACCCTGCTCCAGCCGCAGTCTTCTGCGAACCTGACGAAAGAGCAAGTCTGGTTCACCGAAAAAGACAGCTCTGGTGCAAGTACGCTCTATAACTTGCAGGACTTCCGCGATTTGAAACCGGCATCAAATCTTGCAAAGCAATACCTGGAAGGCCGATTCGGCGCGCTACCGTATCTATTACCAGGTTTAATGCGAAGTGCTGTTGAAGAACTATCACCTACACGACGGGGGCAAGAAAATGGGGAACGTGGCAGCGCGTAA
- a CDS encoding DoxX family protein translates to MILESSPAWPSLLLAAILLGDAALSLKPVPFIEACLSGVKLPKDWWWALIVIKCLAAVGLIAGLWFPGVGITAMIGVIAYFCAAAAAHVRAHFLGSAFWINCLGMLAFSIGVLILTLALN, encoded by the coding sequence ATGATCCTAGAATCTTCCCCAGCCTGGCCCTCCCTTCTACTAGCAGCCATTCTGCTTGGCGACGCCGCCCTCTCCCTCAAACCAGTCCCCTTCATCGAAGCCTGCCTCAGCGGCGTCAAACTCCCCAAGGACTGGTGGTGGGCGCTCATTGTCATCAAGTGCCTCGCCGCCGTAGGACTCATTGCCGGCCTCTGGTTCCCCGGCGTAGGAATCACAGCCATGATTGGAGTCATCGCCTATTTCTGCGCGGCCGCAGCAGCCCATGTCCGCGCCCACTTCCTCGGTAGCGCATTCTGGATCAACTGCTTAGGCATGCTCGCATTCTCCATCGGAGTACTGATCCTGACGCTCGCACTGAATTAA
- a CDS encoding Nramp family divalent metal transporter codes for MRKTLISLTGPAFVAAVAYVDPGNVAANISAGSHYGYLLVWVLVVANLMAMFIQYHSAKLGLVTHRSLPEIMGERLSRRARLGMWAQAELIAAATDLAEVIGGAIALQLLFNLPLFAGALIIGTVSIILLIFQKKNQWFEGLVIGLLLVICIGFLAGLAIAPPDPADVAGGLIPRLEGKDSILLAASMLGATVMPHAIYLHSSLTKQRYPDLEIPHVLAGTRADIAVALSIAGLVNVGLLVLAGSALYGVDGTETISGAHTAIASHLGPLAGVLFAIGLLASGLASTSVGAYAGSEIMDGLLHIKVPLLVRRLVTLIPALVIIGCGVDPTMALVVSQALLSLGIPFAIIPLFRYAGSRDVMGEFAAKPWSMAVGWTLAALVIALNLALVLLPLL; via the coding sequence ATGCGTAAGACCTTAATCAGCCTCACCGGCCCCGCCTTCGTTGCTGCAGTGGCTTACGTCGACCCCGGCAACGTAGCCGCCAACATCAGCGCCGGCTCCCACTACGGCTACCTCCTGGTGTGGGTACTCGTCGTGGCCAACCTCATGGCCATGTTCATCCAGTACCACTCCGCCAAACTGGGCCTAGTCACCCACCGCTCCCTGCCGGAAATCATGGGCGAGCGTCTCTCCCGCCGCGCGCGCCTAGGCATGTGGGCCCAGGCCGAGCTCATCGCCGCGGCCACCGACCTCGCCGAAGTCATCGGCGGCGCCATTGCCCTGCAACTCCTCTTCAACCTCCCCCTGTTCGCGGGCGCGCTCATCATCGGCACGGTCTCCATCATTCTCCTCATCTTCCAGAAGAAGAACCAGTGGTTCGAGGGGCTTGTCATCGGCCTGCTCCTGGTCATCTGCATCGGCTTCCTTGCCGGCCTCGCCATCGCCCCGCCCGACCCCGCCGACGTGGCCGGCGGCCTCATCCCCCGCCTAGAGGGCAAGGACAGCATCCTGCTGGCCGCCTCCATGTTGGGCGCCACCGTCATGCCGCACGCCATTTACCTACACTCCTCCCTGACCAAGCAGCGCTACCCCGACCTGGAAATCCCCCACGTGCTGGCCGGCACCCGCGCGGACATCGCCGTGGCGCTGTCCATCGCCGGGCTCGTCAACGTGGGCCTGCTGGTCCTGGCGGGCTCGGCCCTCTACGGCGTGGACGGCACAGAGACCATCTCCGGGGCCCACACGGCGATTGCCAGCCACCTCGGCCCGCTGGCCGGCGTTCTCTTCGCCATCGGCCTGCTGGCCAGCGGCCTCGCCTCGACGTCAGTGGGCGCCTACGCCGGCTCCGAAATCATGGACGGCCTGCTTCACATCAAGGTCCCCCTACTAGTCCGCCGCCTGGTCACGCTCATCCCGGCGCTGGTCATCATCGGCTGCGGGGTCGACCCCACTATGGCACTGGTGGTCAGCCAGGCACTTCTTTCCCTGGGCATCCCCTTCGCCATCATCCCGCTTTTCCGCTATGCCGGCTCCCGGGACGTCATGGGTGAGTTCGCCGCGAAACCCTGGTCTATGGCCGTGGGCTGGACGCTTGCCGCGCTGGTCATCGCACTCAATCTCGCCCTCGTGCTCCTGCCGCTGCTCTAG
- a CDS encoding winged helix-turn-helix domain-containing protein, translated as MSGCHKVPRTAGRTPRAASAYRSNCPRGAQAVAGFRRADNHADEGGGTREAITSCRESRVATPRFINTSVQFTVLFPRGSRSSAEHDARLEDIGSNTRLSPTEEDLLVNLQALGKNVPRIYQALSATGSGITVNVLAANTGLSTGQVRYGLAPLLREGIVTMEGGQGDRATVYRIVQSVS; from the coding sequence GTGTCGGGTTGTCACAAAGTTCCGCGGACGGCGGGGCGGACACCCCGGGCGGCCTCTGCCTACAGGTCGAACTGTCCGCGGGGCGCACAAGCTGTCGCGGGGTTCCGCCGCGCGGACAACCACGCTGACGAAGGCGGCGGCACCCGCGAAGCGATCACCTCCTGCCGCGAATCACGCGTAGCGACGCCCCGCTTCATCAACACCAGCGTCCAATTCACCGTACTGTTCCCACGAGGCTCCCGCTCCAGCGCAGAACACGATGCCCGGCTGGAAGACATAGGCTCCAATACCCGACTCTCCCCGACCGAGGAAGACCTACTGGTCAACCTCCAAGCCTTGGGCAAGAACGTACCCCGGATCTACCAGGCACTCTCCGCGACAGGTAGCGGTATCACCGTGAACGTACTGGCAGCCAATACCGGACTTTCCACAGGCCAAGTGCGCTACGGACTCGCGCCACTGCTTCGCGAGGGCATCGTCACCATGGAAGGTGGCCAAGGCGACCGAGCAACGGTGTACAGGATTGTGCAATCGGTGAGTTAG
- a CDS encoding TetR/AcrR family transcriptional regulator, whose amino-acid sequence MFTEHVHSSRSAAKAGTVSKVLATAYELFLTQGYATTSIRTIASEAGVSVGTVMGVGDKQTLLIRTIGQHISELHDDIRGQSDSLLDVLRPFLQMFTGHEELSRAFGATLIQQGNQGEALTALKTLLTDEITLRLGTRLSSADAAEYADLLYNVYLGLLIGWAAGIYDTEHLTSQAASSIERLNTAFGVTQ is encoded by the coding sequence ATGTTCACTGAACACGTTCACTCATCGCGCTCGGCCGCCAAAGCTGGCACCGTCAGCAAGGTCCTAGCCACCGCCTACGAACTCTTCCTCACTCAGGGCTACGCCACCACCAGCATCCGGACTATCGCATCCGAAGCTGGCGTTAGCGTGGGAACCGTCATGGGAGTCGGCGACAAACAAACGCTGCTCATCCGCACCATTGGCCAACACATTTCAGAACTCCACGATGACATCCGGGGACAATCCGATAGCCTTCTCGATGTCCTGAGACCTTTCCTCCAGATGTTTACCGGCCACGAAGAGCTCTCCCGCGCCTTTGGCGCAACACTCATCCAACAAGGCAATCAAGGCGAAGCGCTCACCGCACTCAAAACGCTCCTGACCGATGAAATCACCCTGCGACTCGGCACCAGGCTCAGCAGCGCCGATGCGGCCGAGTACGCCGACCTGCTGTACAACGTCTACCTCGGCTTACTCATCGGCTGGGCCGCCGGAATCTACGACACCGAGCACCTCACATCCCAAGCCGCCTCATCGATCGAACGCCTCAACACCGCATTCGGAGTAACCCAATGA
- a CDS encoding RloB family protein, translated as MAARKGTPRKPKSRAKRKLKSRLLIVVEGDKGKSEQVYFQRLAQILRSNDVATDIKVVPSKGEPKRVLDTCENHLKSDNFDRAFLVVDCDQHTTLGDVLQLAQKSNISVAVTNPQFEQWLYWHLYDGGSDAKKMTDVLQKERYLTGRNAKELGVTFPVERYPEATARAKRHWTEMRPNAPMQKGHARHLQSRTL; from the coding sequence GTGGCAGCGCGTAAAGGTACACCCAGAAAGCCCAAGAGCAGGGCAAAGCGGAAGCTGAAAAGTCGGCTTCTGATTGTTGTAGAAGGCGACAAAGGAAAGTCTGAGCAAGTTTACTTCCAAAGGCTCGCACAAATTCTGCGTTCCAACGACGTGGCCACGGACATCAAGGTTGTACCTAGTAAGGGAGAACCCAAGCGAGTTCTTGATACATGCGAGAACCATCTGAAGTCCGACAACTTTGACCGCGCGTTCCTAGTCGTCGATTGTGACCAACACACCACCCTGGGTGATGTTCTTCAGCTCGCACAAAAGAGCAATATCTCAGTCGCAGTAACGAACCCTCAATTTGAGCAGTGGCTGTATTGGCACCTCTACGACGGCGGGAGCGACGCGAAGAAAATGACCGATGTACTGCAAAAGGAACGCTATCTCACAGGCCGCAATGCGAAAGAACTCGGGGTAACGTTCCCAGTCGAGAGATACCCTGAGGCAACGGCACGCGCAAAACGCCACTGGACCGAAATGCGCCCCAATGCACCAATGCAAAAGGGCCATGCCCGTCATCTTCAATCCCGTACCTTATAG
- a CDS encoding nucleotidyl transferase AbiEii/AbiGii toxin family protein has translation MPQPQKQRERHGQIVSALKKEASHAGKKPNDVYNQFFREVFLHELMRLNDGWVLKGGTNIYCRIPGARQTKDLDLFRQYAPTSALKAADSLIATMNKHRVGPYTFQVEKSNGKAERIGTIDSKRLKVTVTYGLGSSNRFIEFSIDVSGDLEVTSEVESVTVASSYDVQTPYLPEHFQVTSYPIANQIADKVCAMYEIHGDTPPGKASTRYHDLYDIALLASELPPTTQLNAAELRDALNSQQQIRGVTLPTNLNIPDATWADRYPKAAKKFGNEIRKEFLILDEALRVAALLIDPVLNNELHTLTTTWNSATLSWTQ, from the coding sequence GTGCCACAACCTCAAAAACAAAGGGAGCGCCACGGTCAGATCGTTTCAGCACTGAAGAAGGAAGCAAGCCACGCCGGAAAGAAGCCAAACGACGTATATAACCAGTTTTTCCGTGAGGTGTTCCTTCATGAACTCATGCGCCTAAACGACGGTTGGGTGCTCAAAGGGGGCACCAACATTTACTGCCGAATACCAGGCGCCCGGCAGACAAAAGACCTCGACCTATTTCGGCAATATGCCCCTACCTCAGCCTTAAAAGCCGCTGACAGCCTCATCGCGACAATGAACAAGCACCGAGTAGGCCCTTATACATTTCAAGTGGAAAAGAGCAATGGCAAGGCGGAACGAATCGGCACGATAGACAGCAAACGCCTCAAAGTTACAGTCACTTACGGCTTAGGTAGCAGCAACCGCTTCATTGAGTTTTCCATCGACGTCAGTGGTGACCTTGAGGTCACTAGTGAAGTGGAATCAGTCACCGTAGCTTCAAGTTACGACGTCCAGACACCTTATCTTCCAGAACATTTCCAAGTCACGTCGTACCCCATCGCAAACCAGATCGCAGATAAAGTCTGCGCAATGTATGAGATACACGGCGACACACCTCCGGGCAAAGCGTCGACACGCTATCACGATCTCTACGACATTGCGCTATTAGCTTCAGAGCTTCCGCCAACAACACAGCTCAATGCTGCTGAACTCCGCGACGCTCTCAACTCACAGCAACAAATCCGAGGCGTTACTCTCCCAACAAATCTCAATATCCCTGATGCAACGTGGGCAGATCGGTACCCGAAAGCCGCAAAGAAATTTGGCAACGAAATACGAAAAGAATTCTTGATTCTAGATGAAGCCCTTCGGGTTGCTGCACTCCTCATTGACCCCGTTCTGAACAATGAACTCCATACGTTGACCACAACCTGGAACAGCGCAACACTTTCCTGGACACAATAG
- a CDS encoding RNA-binding domain-containing protein gives MNTAVKVDELLTRPEDQWFERKSFRIKPKDLAKAIIAFANAEGGVIAVGITDRQFDGLPSARQDNDLRQSAFDHTDPTVRVEIESLRIDDATSVYLFHILPSERVHYSNSGECFLRIGDETKQLGPDGILELRYLKGEQQFDAIVPPRAEPGDLDMAQVERYAEAIGSASAQDALRARNLVDRVGNPRTAALLLFGKHPQEFFPNAHVRVVQFNDIDRLPGHGQQILYDERFDGTLPEQIQQARTAISKILPKVRRLVGSGLFEEEDLIPPDVWLEGLVNAVIHRSYSMAGDHVRFEIYPDRVEVSSPGRFPGLVDPSKPEAIARFARNPLIARGTAELRIGQELGEGIRRMIAGMRKASFADPVYRQTSGSVVLTLKAVQRLDESLRADLPRYSTEVLAALQASPHPLSTGQVANALHLSNPPVRRALQALRDAGLVQWNGSGLRDPRATWSAVSPLRY, from the coding sequence ATGAATACTGCGGTAAAGGTTGATGAGTTACTTACGCGCCCCGAAGATCAGTGGTTTGAGCGGAAATCGTTTCGTATTAAACCGAAGGATCTTGCGAAGGCGATTATCGCGTTTGCCAACGCCGAGGGCGGGGTCATCGCTGTCGGTATCACTGATCGACAATTCGATGGGTTGCCTAGCGCACGGCAGGACAACGACTTACGACAATCGGCGTTTGATCACACCGATCCAACGGTTCGAGTCGAGATCGAGAGCCTTCGCATTGATGACGCCACTTCTGTATACCTATTCCATATTTTGCCTAGTGAGCGTGTACATTATTCCAATTCGGGGGAGTGCTTCCTGCGCATCGGGGATGAAACGAAGCAGCTGGGCCCCGACGGCATTTTAGAGTTGCGGTATTTGAAGGGGGAGCAGCAGTTTGATGCAATTGTTCCACCACGTGCTGAGCCTGGAGACCTCGATATGGCGCAGGTCGAGCGGTATGCGGAGGCGATTGGTTCGGCCTCGGCCCAAGATGCGTTGAGGGCGCGAAACTTGGTAGATAGGGTCGGCAACCCGCGGACAGCAGCATTGTTGCTTTTCGGAAAACATCCGCAGGAGTTCTTTCCAAACGCTCATGTTCGTGTGGTCCAGTTCAATGACATAGATCGGTTGCCGGGTCATGGTCAGCAAATTCTTTACGACGAACGCTTCGACGGCACCCTGCCAGAACAGATTCAGCAGGCCAGAACTGCGATTAGCAAGATTCTTCCAAAAGTGCGCCGTCTTGTGGGCAGTGGGCTTTTTGAAGAGGAGGATTTGATCCCGCCGGATGTGTGGCTAGAGGGTTTGGTGAATGCGGTGATCCACAGGTCTTACAGTATGGCTGGGGATCACGTCAGGTTCGAGATCTATCCTGATCGGGTTGAGGTGTCTAGCCCTGGCAGGTTCCCTGGCTTGGTGGACCCGTCGAAACCCGAAGCAATTGCGAGGTTTGCAAGAAACCCGTTGATTGCGCGTGGGACTGCTGAGTTGCGGATTGGGCAGGAGTTGGGGGAAGGGATTCGACGAATGATCGCTGGTATGCGAAAGGCGAGTTTTGCAGACCCAGTGTACCGGCAGACAAGTGGCAGTGTTGTCTTGACATTGAAGGCAGTGCAACGCCTCGACGAGTCGCTTCGTGCGGACTTGCCGCGCTACTCAACAGAGGTGCTTGCAGCCTTGCAGGCAAGCCCACATCCCTTATCGACGGGCCAAGTGGCCAACGCCCTTCACCTCTCGAACCCTCCCGTCCGCCGTGCTCTGCAAGCACTCCGGGACGCTGGACTCGTGCAGTGGAACGGAAGCGGTTTGAGGGATCCTCGCGCAACATGGTCAGCGGTCAGCCCGCTGCGTTACTGA
- a CDS encoding type IV toxin-antitoxin system AbiEi family antitoxin domain-containing protein — protein MDAAESLEIIGEIASQQWGLCTAKQARAEGVTPLTLSRLETRGGLIRVRHGVYATVGTMMSPALDVKAQWLALRPEMMAADRVHDPTLASESVISHTTAAELWGIGDLWPDGIHFTVNRRRQSRQPEVQFHRNKLDDHEWTLHPEHNLPITTAARTIVDLALDGHEPQHLLDLIADASEKQLLQEPELLSAFAGNETAFGLPKGDQEGLRMLWKECFPPVPAAIMEEQIQRAVAKALEPFAEELKALVAKMPLQTDFHSSNVEEALQNMLAGRAATAHALEATHKQLAETIVHSEGLKTLWLSTPLPPSHTAKPQGESCATTSKTKGAPRSDRFSTEEGSKPRRKEAKRRI, from the coding sequence ATGGATGCCGCCGAATCGTTGGAGATCATCGGGGAGATCGCTTCCCAACAGTGGGGACTGTGCACGGCAAAACAAGCACGCGCAGAAGGAGTAACGCCCTTGACTCTCTCCCGACTAGAGACAAGGGGTGGACTCATCCGAGTTCGACATGGGGTTTATGCGACCGTCGGCACCATGATGAGTCCAGCGTTAGACGTCAAAGCACAATGGCTTGCACTCCGACCCGAGATGATGGCCGCTGACCGGGTCCACGACCCTACATTGGCGTCCGAATCCGTCATCTCCCACACCACCGCAGCTGAACTCTGGGGCATCGGTGACCTCTGGCCCGATGGAATCCACTTCACCGTCAACCGTCGACGCCAAAGTAGGCAACCAGAAGTCCAGTTTCATCGAAACAAACTCGACGACCACGAATGGACCCTGCACCCCGAACACAACCTCCCCATCACAACTGCAGCTCGCACCATCGTGGACCTCGCACTAGACGGACATGAACCCCAACATCTCCTTGATCTCATCGCAGATGCGAGCGAAAAGCAATTACTGCAAGAACCTGAGCTACTCAGCGCTTTTGCTGGAAACGAAACAGCTTTCGGCCTGCCAAAAGGTGATCAGGAGGGGCTACGTATGCTTTGGAAAGAATGCTTTCCACCTGTTCCCGCGGCAATCATGGAAGAGCAAATCCAAAGAGCTGTCGCCAAGGCGCTCGAGCCATTTGCTGAAGAGTTAAAGGCGCTCGTCGCAAAGATGCCACTTCAAACCGACTTTCACAGCAGCAATGTAGAAGAGGCACTCCAGAACATGCTCGCTGGCAGAGCAGCTACTGCCCATGCGCTCGAAGCAACACATAAACAATTAGCCGAAACGATCGTGCACAGTGAAGGTTTGAAGACCCTCTGGCTGTCCACCCCTCTTCCCCCATCCCACACAGCAAAACCTCAAGGAGAATCCTGTGCCACAACCTCAAAAACAAAGGGAGCGCCACGGTCAGATCGTTTCAGCACTGAAGAAGGAAGCAAGCCACGCCGGAAAGAAGCCAAACGACGTATATAA
- a CDS encoding restriction endonuclease subunit S: MVKLGQFIEETRITNKEDDALPVYSVTKHNGFMPSTEFFNKTVHSKDLTRYKICNTNDWAYSTIHLDEGSLGFAPERCLISPMYKTFTVDETVLNREFLYSFLKSRNALKQYSLIGQGSVERRRSVKFDEFERVKIPLPPLEEQQRIAKILNSVEDQVTNVHRQKSLASTLQVSFFEACTNSNSTLKSLGDSGLQVITGKSLTAKGNDASPDSFVIKVSAVSSGIFDASEIKPLPASYTPNPDHLIHEGDLLFARASGSPSLLGAVAIAPATKRNLYLPDKVWKISCPNIPNAVLHTALQTQRFRRHVESNASGASGVMNVRRTTLSEFEIPQLNEIEAFELNSQLLQIDNLASSLTKKAMLLNELYTSLSSRAFAGEL, encoded by the coding sequence ATGGTGAAGCTGGGGCAGTTCATCGAAGAAACTCGGATTACGAACAAGGAAGACGACGCTTTACCCGTTTACTCAGTAACAAAACACAATGGCTTCATGCCATCAACAGAGTTCTTCAACAAGACAGTGCACTCAAAAGATCTAACTCGCTACAAGATCTGCAATACGAACGACTGGGCCTATTCGACAATTCACTTAGATGAAGGATCACTTGGCTTTGCTCCGGAAAGATGTCTTATCAGCCCGATGTATAAGACATTTACAGTAGATGAAACGGTGCTCAACAGGGAGTTTCTTTATAGCTTCCTCAAATCACGAAACGCCCTCAAACAGTATTCGCTCATTGGGCAAGGAAGCGTCGAACGCCGCCGAAGCGTTAAATTTGATGAATTCGAACGCGTCAAAATCCCCCTACCACCCTTGGAAGAGCAGCAGCGCATCGCGAAGATTCTCAACTCTGTAGAAGATCAAGTGACAAATGTACACAGGCAAAAGTCCTTGGCTAGTACATTACAAGTTTCGTTTTTCGAAGCTTGCACTAACAGTAATTCAACGCTTAAGTCACTGGGAGATTCTGGCCTTCAAGTAATAACGGGCAAAAGCTTGACGGCAAAAGGTAACGATGCATCGCCAGATAGCTTCGTTATAAAAGTTAGTGCTGTTTCGAGTGGCATTTTTGACGCTTCAGAAATAAAGCCACTTCCTGCGAGTTATACGCCAAATCCAGATCATTTAATTCACGAGGGTGACTTGTTGTTTGCACGCGCCAGCGGTAGCCCCTCACTCCTTGGCGCTGTAGCCATCGCACCGGCCACAAAAAGGAACCTCTACCTGCCAGATAAAGTTTGGAAAATTTCTTGTCCAAACATTCCAAATGCAGTTCTTCACACCGCCTTACAAACGCAACGCTTTCGACGCCACGTCGAATCCAACGCTTCCGGAGCTTCTGGTGTCATGAATGTTCGCCGTACTACGTTGAGCGAATTCGAAATACCACAACTGAATGAAATTGAAGCTTTCGAGCTGAACAGTCAACTTCTACAGATAGACAATCTAGCGAGTTCGCTCACCAAGAAAGCGATGCTTTTGAACGAGCTCTACACTTCCCTCTCCTCTCGTGCGTTCGCGGGAGAGCTTTAG
- a CDS encoding NUDIX hydrolase: protein MIEVAAVVIRNPQGHVLTVRKKSSTKYQLPGGKPEAGEALVDAALREVAEEVGLTLDAESLNKLGTFDAPAANEPGEVVVGTIFTYTRTVTADEPHAAAEIGDTAWVNPAAPDRELAHLLRDRVFPTLA from the coding sequence ATGATTGAAGTAGCAGCCGTCGTCATCCGCAACCCACAAGGCCACGTGCTTACCGTGCGCAAGAAGTCCTCCACCAAGTACCAACTGCCCGGCGGCAAGCCCGAGGCGGGCGAGGCGCTTGTCGACGCCGCCCTGCGCGAAGTTGCCGAAGAAGTAGGCCTCACCCTCGACGCCGAGAGCCTCAACAAACTCGGCACCTTCGACGCTCCCGCCGCCAACGAACCGGGCGAGGTCGTCGTCGGCACCATCTTCACCTACACCCGCACCGTCACCGCCGACGAACCCCATGCCGCCGCCGAAATCGGCGACACCGCCTGGGTCAACCCAGCAGCCCCCGACCGCGAGCTTGCACACCTGCTGCGCGACCGCGTCTTCCCCACGCTGGCCTAG